From a single Nicotiana tabacum cultivar K326 chromosome 8, ASM71507v2, whole genome shotgun sequence genomic region:
- the LOC142163305 gene encoding uncharacterized protein LOC142163305: MLWNLCQKKDKLWVQWIHIYYIKDGSIWDARATQASWLVKKILKVKEIYIDAGYMEDNVKCMQQFSMEVIYNKLIGEFQKVEWRRLICNNQGSPRWIFILYLALNNRLLMQDILAQWMQIGDLRCMLCKAMSETIEHLFFECIVFATIWKKILQWQGLVRQPMAWQIEKEWAKKQGKGKSTEVQIYRMALAATIYAIWIERNM; encoded by the coding sequence ATGTTGTGGAATCTATGTCAAAAGAAAGACAAGCTATGGGTCCAGTGGATACACATTTACTATATAAAGGATGGATCTATTTGGGATGCACGAGCAACACAAGCTTCATGGTTGGTGAAGAAGATATTGAAGGTTAAAGAAATTTATATTGATGCAGGTTATATGGAGGATAATGTCAAATGCATGCAACAATTCTCTATGGAGGTTATTTACAATAAATTGATAGGGGAGTTTCAAAAGGTGGAATGGAGACGACTCATATGCAATAACCAAGGATCACCTAGATGGATTTTCATACTGTACTTGGCTCTAAACAACAGACTGCTCATGCAAGACATATTAGCACAGTGGATGCAGATTGGGGACTTAAGGTGTATGCTTTGTAAAGCAATGTCGGAGACCATTGAACATCTATTTTTTGAATGCATAGTATTCGCTACTATATGGAAGAAGATTTTGCAGTGGCAAGGCTTGGTGAGGCAACCGATGGCATGGCAAATAGAAAAGGAATGGGCAAAGAAACAGGGGAAAGGGAAATCTACTGAAGTACAAATTTACAGGATGGCACTTGCAGCTACTATCTACGCTATATGGATAGAGAGGAATATGTGA
- the LOC107799443 gene encoding CASP-like protein 4D2 — protein MLSLPLQMCIDLRVIQRLRKKRRMTTPRAIAILVLRIFSMVLCAASVPLMINNSFTLSGGEKTKYSDIRGYRYVVSAGMGGFLYSFIQLPFAMYYAFTGKKVIKGRFLGMLDFYADKIITFFLASGLGVGFGVSSELKRYINGFVDTIESSGIDTFEELRTESKKFFDRGTLATTPLLAGFTTMAVLTIITSFHRK, from the exons ATGCTCTCACTACCACTCCAAATGTGCATAGATCTTAGAGTTATTCAAagattaagaaaaaaaagaagaatgacAACACCAAGGGCAATAGCAATCCTTGTTCTCAGAATCTTTTCAATGGTGTTGTGCGCTGCTTCTGTGCCGCTCATGATTAACAACAGTTTCACGCTTAGTGGTGGCGAAAAAACCAAATACAGTGACATTAGGGGCTATAG GTATGTCGTATCAGCCGGTATGGGTGGATTTTTGTACTCATTCATTCAGCTGCCTTTCGCAATGTATTATGCCTTCACAGGTAAAAAGGTTATTAAGGGCAGGTTCCTGGGCATGTTGGATTTCTACGCAGATAAG ATTATAACATTCTTCTTGGCAAGTGGACTTGGTGTGGGATTTGGTGTCAGTTCTGAACTCAAACGTTACATAAATGGATTTGTGGATACTATTGAATCATCAGGGATTGATACATTCGAAGAGTTAAGGACCGAGAGCAAAAAATTCTTTGACAGGGGTACTTTAGCAACAACTCCTCTTTTGGCAGGATTTACAACCATGGCTGTTCTCACCATTATTACTTCCTTCCACCGCAAATGA
- the LOC142163306 gene encoding uncharacterized protein LOC142163306: MKLATWNVSGLNKTYKQKEMKMFIKNNNILILAIIEHRVKESNAIAILKKIVTGWSWCHNYNHNRRGKIWIGWDQNVVNFDVEQTAEQFIHGKVKVCNLGMEFQFTAVEDRKYGNPITEIETKDFSDFLFYTGVTEMKSVGREYTWTNKHVYSKIDRVLVNSEWCIKNHHLEANIMDPHFLDHSPLCIKLEEELQAGPRPFRFLNYLVDHENFIKVMEAAWNQRTNENGMNKIWQKLKVVKQEMKKLNRDFNGDQEGIKREILDFYGKLLGSAASQLPAVNSMIMQEGRTLNRQQQLGLIAPVTSDEVVQDLKDIDDIKAPGCDGFNACFFKKAWPVVGQDFTKAVLEFFDTGVMCRTINCTTITLVPKVQNLARIPEFRPISCCTILYNIISKILTHRMQEGMNDIVDPGQSTFIPGRVITDNIILSHELVKGYGRKGVSPRCMLKIDMRKAYDSVEWCFIEQILTHLHFPVQFVQWVMACIRSVSYSVIINGYPTASFLAKKRFEARGPNVALPIYASNGVPH; this comes from the exons ATGAAACTAGCTACATGGAATGTTAGCGGTCTTAATAAAACCTACAAGCAAAAGGAGATGAAGATGTTTataaagaataataatatattaatactAGCAATAATAGAACATAGAGTCAAAGAAAGTAATGCTATAGCAATTCTAAAGAAGATAGTGACTGGATGGAGCTGGTGTCACAATTACAACCATAATAGAAGAGGCAAAATTTGGATAGGGTGGGATCAAAATGTAGTTAATTTTGATGTAGAGCAGACTGCAGAACAATTTATTCATGGTAAAGTTAAAGTGTGTAACTTGGGCATGGAGTTCCAGTTTACAGCT GTTGAAGATAGGAAGTATGGTAACCCTATCACTGAGATAGAAACTAAAGATTTTAGTGACTTTCTCTTTTATACTGGAGTGACTGAAATGAAATCAGTAGGAAGAGAGTATACTTGGACAAATAAACATGTCTATAGCAAGATTGATAGAGTACTGGTAAACTCAGAATGGTGTATCAAAAATCATCACTTGGAGGCCAACATCATGGATCCACATTTCTTAGACCACTCTCCCCTATGTATCAAGCTGGAAGAAGAGCTACAAGCAGGACCCAGGCCTTTTCGATTCCTTAATTATCTAGTTGATCATGAGAACTTCATTAAGGTAATGGAAGCAGCTTGGAACCAAAGGACTAATGAAAATGGTATGAATAAAATATGGCAGAAGCTGAAAGTAGTGAAACAGGAGATGAAGAAATTGAATCGGGATTTTAATGGG GATCAAGAAGGCATAAAAAGAGAAATTCTGGATTTCTATGGCAAGCTACTGGGGTCTGCTGCTAGCCAATTACCAGCTgtaaattccatgattatgcAGGAAGGAAGAACACTGAATAGACAACAGCAATTAGGCCTCATTGCACCTGTAACTTCAGATGAAGTTGTCCAAGATCTCAAAGACATAGATGACATTAAAGCACCTGGGTGTGATGGCTTCAATGCATGTTTCTTTAAAAAAGCCTGGCCGGTCGTAGGACAAGATTTTACTAAAGCAGTATTGGAATTCTTTGACACAGGGGTCATGTGTAGAACCATCAACTGCACTACCATAACACTAGTCCCTAAGGTACAAAATCTAGCGAGAATCCCTGAGTTTAGGCCCATATCTTGTTGTACGATATTGTACAATATCATCTCAAAAATACTGACACATAGAATGCAAGAGGGTATGAATGATATTGTTGATCCGGGTCAGTCAACTTTTATACCAGGAAGAGTAATCACTGACAATATAATACTGAGTCATGAATTAGTGAAGGGATATGGAAGGAAAGGGGTATCACCTAGGTGCATGTTGAAGATAGATATGAGAAAGGCCTACGACTCAGTTGAGTGGTGCTTTATAGAACAGATCCTCACTCATCTTCACTTTCCTGTTCAATTTGTACAATGGGTGATGGCATGTATAAGGTCAGTTTCATATTCAGTTATCATAAATGGGTACCCTACTGCCTCTTTTCTTGCAAAAAAAAGATTTGAGGCAAGGGGACCCAATGTCGCCCTTCCTATTTATGCTAGCAATGGAGTACCTCACTAG